Proteins encoded by one window of Aspergillus chevalieri M1 DNA, chromosome 6, nearly complete sequence:
- the FBP26 gene encoding bifunctional nucleoside/nucleotide kinase/histidine phosphatase family protein (COG:G;~EggNog:ENOG410PIZY;~InterPro:IPR013079,IPR013078,IPR027417,IPR001345, IPR003094,IPR029033;~PFAM:PF00300,PF01591;~go_function: GO:0003824 - catalytic activity [Evidence IEA];~go_function: GO:0003873 - 6-phosphofructo-2-kinase activity [Evidence IEA];~go_function: GO:0005524 - ATP binding [Evidence IEA];~go_process: GO:0006000 - fructose metabolic process [Evidence IEA];~go_process: GO:0006003 - fructose 2,6-bisphosphate metabolic process [Evidence IEA]) codes for MSFSSTRSERGHKSYFASSDDTKICVVMVGLPARGKSLIAGKAMRYLAWVGIPARVFNVGKYRRHNTPQPSAKFFEPHNEEGEKMRRAAAEAAVSDMLAWFREDQGVVAILDATNSTRERRRWIYESCERENVETLFVESTCDDEEVIMNNILEVKTTSPDYKGQDPEMAALDFRTRIRNYEQVYETIDENEKHYTYVKLINVGSTVIINQIKDYLSSRLVYYIQNLHIKPRSIWLSRHGESEYNLVGKIGGDSSISERGEAYAKALPELMRKSGYPPNTKIVIWTSTLKRTIQTARHLAGTPGFGKLEWKALDELDSGVCDGLTYKDIADQYPEDFAARDEDKYNYRYRGGESYRDVVIRLEPIIMELERSENVIIVTHQAVLRCIYAYFLNTPQEQSPWMEVPLHTLIKLTPRAYGTEEQRFKADIPAVSTWRGKGTSAHHQEFPADQK; via the exons ATGTCGTTCAGCAGCACGCGCAGTGAGCGAGGGCACAAGAGTTATTTCGCCAGC TCAGATGACACGAAGATCTGTGTTGTCATGGTTGGCCTTCCTGCCAGAGGCAAGAGTCTCATAGCTGGGAAGGCAATGCGGTATCTTGCCTGGGTGGGCATTCCCGCTCGGGTATTTAACGTCGGCAAATATCGTCGGCATAACACACCCCAGCCCTCGGCCAAGTTCTTCGAACCTCACAATgaggaaggggagaaaaTGAGGCGAGCTGCCGCAGAGGCTGCAGTATCCGACATGCTTGCCTGGTTCCGAGAAGATCAAGGTGTCGTTGCCATTCTCGATGCCACCAACTCGACAAGGGAACGACGCCGGTGGATCTACGAGTCCTGCGAGAGGGAGAATGTTGAGACCTTGTTCGTCGAGTCAACATGCGACGATGAGGAGGTCATTATGAACAACATCCTCGAGGTCAAAACCACGTCTCCGGATTACAAGGGTCAGGATCCCGAGATGGCTGCGCTTGATTTCCGCACTCGTATCCGGAACTACGAGCAGGTTTACGAAACCATTGATGAGAACGAGAAGCATTACACCTATGTCAAGCTTATAAATGTCGGCTCCACCGTCATCATCAACCAAATCAAGGACTATTTGTCAAGTCGGTTGGTCTACTATATCCAAAACCTTCATATCAAGCCGCGCTCGATTTGGCTCTCTCGT CATGGAGAATCCGAGTACAATCTGGTTGGAAAGATTGGTGGTGATTCCAGCATTTCCGAACGGGGAGAAGCTTACGCCAAAGCCCTCCCTGAACTCATGCGCAAGTCTGGATATCCTCCTAACACCAAGATTGTCATCTGGACTTCGACCTTGAAACGTACGATCCAGACTGCTCGTCACCTGGCAGGCACACCGGGCTTTGGGAAATTGGAATGGAAAGCGCTTGATGAACTTGATTCTGGTGTTTGCGATGGCCTGACCTATAAGGACATTGCTGACCAATACCCCGAGGACTTTGCGGCGCGTGACGAAGACAAATATAACTACCGTTACCGGGGCGGAGAGTCTTACCGTGATGTCGTTATTCGCCTCGAGCCTATCATCATGGAGCTGGAGCGCAGTGAGAACGTCATTATCGTCACTCATCAAGCCGTCCTACGTTGCATCTATGCCTACTTTCTCAATACTCCTCAAGAGCAAAGCCCGTGGATGGAGGTTCCTCTTCACACGTTAATCAAGCTTACTCCTCGTGCGTACGGAACGGAAGAGCAGCGCTTCAAGGCCGACATTCCAGCAGTATCCACCTGGCGTGGCAAGGGTACTTCCGCACACCACCAGGAGTTCCCTGCTGATCAGAAATGA
- a CDS encoding uncharacterized protein (COG:S;~EggNog:ENOG410PXTQ) — MTPNTSLNPNHTPTTTPRKRTRNKTTTKDNADEPESQHDDDDHHESPSKKAKTKSPTKRTSSLGPIPTTYEEASEEDKLLIRLKDENKPWAEITKALEDITGVTLGAGLRARYARIKANLIGFEEGDGPILFELKREIEDKQELEKWQRIAEGIEARSGNKYPIITLQKKFKELSKVNGGVAAAVKDEE; from the exons ATGACTCCA AACACCTCGCTCAACCCCAATCACACCCCAACCACGACCCCTCGCAAGCGCACTCGCAACAAAACCACAACCAAGGACAACGCCGACGAGCCCGAGTCTCAgcacgacgacgacgaccacCACGAATCACCCAGCAAGAAGGCGAAAACCAAATCCCCTACCAAAAGAACCAGCAGCCTCGGCCCCATCCCAACAACCTACGAAGAAGCAAGCGAGGAGGATAAATTGCTCATCCGCCTGAAAGACGAGAATAAGCCATGGGCTGAAATTACCAAGGCGCTTGAGGATATCACGGGGGTGACGCTGGGTGCTGGGTTGAGGGCGAGGTATGCGCGGATTAAGGCGAATTTGATTGGTTTTGAGGAGGGTGAT GGTCCGATTCTGTTTGAACTCAAGAGAGAGATTGAAGATAAGCAGGAACTTGAGAAATGGCAGAGGATTGCTGAGGGAATTGAGGCGAGGAGTGGTAATAAGTACCCGATTATTACTCTGCAGAAGAAGTTTAAGGAATTGAGTAAGGTCAACGGAGGTGTTGCGGCTGCGGTCAAGGATGAAGAGTAA
- a CDS encoding uncharacterized protein (COG:S;~EggNog:ENOG410PTB0;~InterPro:IPR014849;~PFAM:PF08738) — MSTSTGNHLRAVYTSPQPSTQTFQHDLSSTPVPSDTSSKVAYLGELRQLVPKLQDEINVFLTERMEEDKKAAEAQGRKESEKEAKEEENYGEENVEEDA, encoded by the coding sequence ATGTCGACTTCTACCGGAAACCATCTGCGTGCCGTCTACACTTCGCCTCAACCCTCTACTCAGACCTTCCAGCACGACCTTTCCTCGACCCCGGTACCCTCCGACACGTCGTCCAAGGTGGCCTACCTGGGAGAATTGCGACAGCTGGTGCCGAAATTGCAGGATGAAATCAATGTGTTTCTGACAGAGCGCATGGAAGAGGACAAGAAGGCTGCCGAAGCGCAAGGGAGGAAGGAGTCGGAGAAAGAAGccaaggaggaagaaaactACGGAGAGGAGAATGTGGAGGAGGATGCTTGA
- a CDS encoding uncharacterized protein (COG:S;~EggNog:ENOG410PIJU;~InterPro:IPR013745;~PFAM:PF08539), with amino-acid sequence MNTLRFSGSPEHPSRTAQLPSRPSFDDELGATASSGSDASSLASNVTTVSAVNTNNNSTSNIPGTATASRPPRTSSITTTSTTSSNTSSTANPSVRPVASMPQNEPLGRKPTTLGRERAEIQRHRSRHHSQGFFEPSLPTASSTDATLSASRIAAQAAMQQQQQQQQQQQQQSSGQHPPRRPQAISQESEDNLSRNRRTGSDSPPPPPPPPLLAAPNLIPGPSHQNGLVGGNTNVATTAANVAFPRSPGLQPPGMPGEPVPEKEQKQKGEKKKRLFSKPKHIGISRDKDPFKDRGMPSPSKMSFASASGLSRIVSTSTPALPDTPVLPSNNPSMYNLSNGSASTVVPADKPASGEEKKDKEKEKDKDKEKDKDKEKHKHHFLSRQKLKLKDRVDEHRHLPLSSAWSNSKPSDPNAPQSLYSFVPQSPGTVSTTFGKSVSGLDILHGGRALREKKKEEKALAESELVDGLVNATGSNGTPTVFPGPSSLGSSTGILAEAALRETLQGFGLNNMTPEDAWDFLKAKLLVIFDGEDVRIAIEDLNKLVLIHIQRCVQKRTPTAIIDDLRELLDTGFASLNHNLSGVPDEKLVPHLVQIWMLTFGTILPFIQAVFLPLDLEFKGCGSVMSLREANEFWSGTSTNGLPFGPPGGALEVRNLVLTAFRDMVIICRYESLLNTFSRLSLDSMNLGNSGLSVTTTKSSTNSGRPGTATSLDGGFGSYSSQSSTLLNAAAGSYSSDSMSMSDNRSRAASNTSSNPDQLIFQSFSSPAPRPTIIHRSSSSAPDTSHLITETVGRMLQCVSVLASVQTGDEPQERIEVLSKALKHNWLGRGRTGRDRRGFVGAKVRPTAVARTNSDDSTKDARLGELGLGMQGRRREMVI; translated from the coding sequence ATGAACACGCTGCGGTTCTCGGGCTCGCCGGAGCATCCTTCCAGGACAGCCCAGCTTCCCTCCCGTCCCTCCTTCGACGACGAATTGGGCGCCACAGCCTCGTCGGGAAGCGATGCATCTTCACTTGCATCCAACGTGACGACCGTCTCGGCCGTCAataccaacaacaacagcaccaGCAACATTCCCGGCACAGCCACCGCGTCCCGACCCCCTCGAACCTCCTCGATAAcgaccaccagcaccaccagcagcaatACCTCGTCGACCGCCAACCCCTCTGTGCGACCGGTTGCCAGCATGCCGCAGAATGAGCCGTTGGGTCGCAAGCCCACCACCTTAGGGCGAGAGAGAGCCGAGATCCAACGGCATCGGTCTCGACATCATTCCCAAGGGTTTTTCGAACCGTCGCTCCCGACAGCCTCGTCGACAGATGCTACGCTTTCCGCGTCAAGGATCGCCGCTCAGGCGGCgatgcagcagcaacaacaacagcagcagcagcagcagcagcagtcgTCTGGCCAACATCCACCGAGACGGCCGCAGGCGATCTCCCAGGAATCGGAAGATAATCTATCGAGGAACAGAAGAACAGGCAGTGACTCGcctcctcccccgccgcCCCCGCCGTTACTAGCTGCGCCGAACCTCATACCGGGGCCGTCACATCAGAATGGGCTAGTTGGAGGAAATACAAATGTCGCTACGACGGCGGCCAATGTCGCATTCCCCAGGAGTCCCGGGTTACAGCCTCCGGGGATGCCTGGGGAGCCGGTCCCTGAGAAAGAACAGAAGCAGAAGGgcgagaagaaaaagaggttATTCTCGAAGCCTAAGCATATTGGGATTAGTCGGGACAAGGATCCCTTCAAGGATCGGGGTATGCCATCGCCGAGCAAGATGAGCTTTGCTAGTGCCAGTGGGTTGTCGAGGATTGTTAGCACATCGACGCCTGCTTTACCTGATACGCCAGTGTTGCCGTCGAATAACCCGTCAATGTACAATTTGTCGAATGGGTCTGCATCCACGGTTGTACCGGCGGATAAGCCAGCGTCCggtgaggagaagaaggacaaggagaaggagaaggataaAGACAAGGAGAAGGACAAGGATAAGGAGAAACATAAGCATCACTTCTTGTCACGACAGAAGCTGAAGCTGAAGGATCGCGTGGACGAACATCGCCATCTGCCCTTGTCGTCGGCATGGAGTAATTCGAAGCCTTCGGATCCGAACGCACCTCAATCGCTCTACTCGTTTGTTCCCCAGTCACCTGGTACTGTCTCTACTACATTCGGTAAGTCAGTCAGTGGCCTAGATATTCTCCATGGAGGACGGGCTCTACgcgagaagaaaaaggaagaaaaggcaTTGGCGGAATCAGAGCTGGTTGACGGGCTTGTAAATGCAACAGGCAGTAATGGCACTCCCACTGTGTTTCCTGGCCCTTCGTCTCTTGGGAGCTCGACGGGGATTCTTGCAGAAGCTGCTCTCAGAGAGACGCTGCAGGGGTTTGGTTTGAACAACATGACCCCCGAAGATGCATGGGACTTTTTGAAGGCGAAGCTCCTGGTCATCTTTGATGGGGAGGATGTGCGGATTGCGATTGAGGATCTGAACAAATTGGTTCTGATCCACATCCAACGATGTGTGCAAAAACGCACGCCGACTGCGATAATCGACGACTTGCGCGAACTGCTGGATACAGGATTCGCGTCGTTGAACCACAACTTGAGCGGTGTTCCGGATGAGAAGCTGGTTCCTCATCTGGTACAGATATGGATGCTCACGTTCGGCACGATCTTGCCGTTCATCCAAGCGGTCTTTCTTCCTCTGGACCTGGAGTTCAAGGGATGCGGATCTGTAATGAGCTTACGGGAAGCCAACGAGTTCTGGAGCGGGACATCTACAAATGGGTTACCGTTTGGTCCGCCAGGAGGCGCGCTGGAAGTTCGCAACCTCGTCTTGACCGCGTTCCGTGACATGGTGATTATCTGTCGGTACGAGAGCCTGCTCAACACATTCTCCCGATTGAGTCTGGACAGCATGAACCTGGGAAACTCAGGCCTCAGCGTCACAACAACAAAGAGCAGCACCAATAGCGGACGCCCCGGGACAGCAACATCGCTAGACGGAGGATTCGGAAGCTACAGTTCTCAGTCATCGACACTCCTCAACGCCGCCGCCGGCAGCTACTCCTCCGACTCAATGAGCATGAGCGACAACCGCAGCCGCGCAGCATCAAACACATCTTCGAACCCAGACCAGTTAATCTTCCaatccttctcctcccccgCCCCACGACCGACCATAATCCAccgctcatcctcctcagcaCCAGACACCTCCCACCTCATCACCGAGACAGTAGGCCGCATGCTCCAATGCGTCAGCGTGCTCGCCAGCGTGCAAACCGGCGACGAGCCACAGGAACGAATCGAAGTGCTCAGCAAAGCCCTCAAACACAACTGGCTCGGCCGAGGCCGAACAGGACGGGATCGGCGGGGGTTCGTGGGGGCCAAGGTCCGGCCAACCGCCGTGGCAAGGACTAACAGTGATGATTCTACGAAAGATGCGAGACTTGGCGAATTGGGATTGGGCATGCAGGGTCGGCGTCGGGAAATGGTTATTtga
- the VAM6 gene encoding putative vacuolar morphogenesis protein AvaB (BUSCO:EOG09260OCI;~COG:U;~EggNog:ENOG410PHR7;~InterPro:IPR019453,IPR019452,IPR001180,IPR036322, IPR032914,IPR000547;~PFAM:PF10367,PF10366,PF00637,PF00780;~go_function: GO:0005515 - protein binding [Evidence IEA];~go_process: GO:0006886 - intracellular protein transport [Evidence IEA];~go_process: GO:0016192 - vesicle-mediated transport [Evidence IEA]), with translation MLSAFTARPLVELKQRDKSKIESVLAYGDRLLVGLNNGSLRIYRVNEISYDEEGTTDANGGGQHHGGAEGGDTVKNGDEGVRPATASSPRATTPKTKPTDLLREIEKFSRYKIEQLALIKEAKLLVSLSGGYVSIHDLQTYELHEQLTKTKGATTFAITSNIVNDPETGVPSIVSRLAVAVKRKILLWTWRDMELEKDTAEMILVSGIKTLTWISGTKLVAGLGSNFVMVDLESSSVTELVGPGSIGGFGSQETGRLAGVGAASMSYIGMSGMGPKPLCTRLSEGQILLAKDINTHFIDINGNSLGRRQIPWSHAPSDIGYTYPFLLALHDASKGVLEVRNPETLSLLQSVSLPSANLMHIPQPTISLAHAGKGFLIGSDRVIWRMEALSYDTQIDTLVEKGYLDEAISLLVMLEDALLKDKPGRLRQIKLEKAEGLFNVRKYRDAMDLFTEVSAPPETVIRLYPKLIAGDLSCIVEEEESEDSGSEDSPKPNEDQDNATSKDATSPTTKLTHAPSMRSILRTRTDAFDDAGSIRSKPVEEDKRLEGKDLKLAVRELQAYLADVRRRFQRFLNPDGSLKIPDPPTNAADDEFTDSVVKLLDFSREEREEAFAEKLRDKARLVDTTLFRAHMFATPSLAGSLFRIANFCDPDVVMERLEETGRYNDLIDFLYGKKMHRQALELLRKFGQAETEDESAPQLHGPKRLVGYLQNLPPAKIDLILEFAEWPVREDPELGMEIFVADTENAETLPRHQVLEFLEKIDITLAVQYLEHVIGELNDTTPDLHYKLLLLYLDRLNKGEFVSDDDRVEWRNRFLETLRSSSQYSPAKMLDRLDRNDPEFFEARAIVFSKMGQHKQALEIYVFKLEDYAKAEEYCNHVHKEDTSAKEAAPEGEKYEAKDEHSSIHLTLLGLYLTPPYGYKPQYGPALDILAKHGSRLPPSSALELIPESLPVKGLEFYFKGRMRAANSKFNESRIAANLQKAQNVKTQAQLLVGEGIERKSSRSRHVTVTEERICGICHKRLGGSVINVFPDNTVVHLGCANRLSTTTS, from the exons ATGTTGTCTGCTTTCACAGCTCGGCCTCTCGTCGAGCTCAAGCAGCGGGACAAGTCCAAGATCGAATCGGTCCTCGCATACGGTGATCGACTACTCGTCGGGCTGAACAATGGCAGTCTGCGAATATACCGGGTAAATGAGATTTCATATGATGAGGAGGGCACCACCGACGCCAACGGCGGGGGACAGCACCATGGAGGAGCCGAAGGAGGAGATACGGTCAAGAACGGCGATGAGGGAGTTAGGCCCGCAACAGCAAGCTCACCTCGGGCGACGACACCAAAGACGAAACCGACCGATCTCCTACGCGAAATCGAAAAGTTCTCCCGGTACAAGATCGAGCAACTGGCCCTGATCAAGGAGGCCAAGCTGCTGGTTTCGTTATCGGGCGGCTACGTGTCGATCCACGACCTGCAGACGTACGAATTGCACGAGCAGCTCACCAAGACGAAAGGCGCGACGACATTTGCGATAACATCGAATATCGTGAATGATCCCGAGACTGGCGTTCCGTCGATTGTGTCTCGGCTTGCGGTCGCTGTTAAGAGAAAGATACTGCTGTGGACATGGCGGGATAtggagctggagaaggaCACGGCGGAGATGATCCTGGTTAGTGGGATTAAGACGCTTACCTGGATCTCCGGGACGAAGCTGGTAGCTGGTCTTGGGTCGAATTTCGTTATGGTGGATCTTGAGAGTTCGTCAGTCACGGAGCTTGTGGGGCCGGGGAGTATTGGGGGTTTCGGTAGTCAGGAGACTGGGCGGCTGGCTGGCGTTGGGGCTGCTAGTATGAGTTATATTGGGATGAGTGGGATGGGTCCGAAGCCTCTCTGTACAAGACTCAGTGAAGGGCAGATACTGTTGGCTAAGGACATCAACACGCATTTCATTGATATTAATGGCAATTCGTTGGGTCGCAGGCAGATTCCGTGGAGCCATGCACCGTCGGATATCGGGTACACATATCCATTCCTCCTTGCGCTTCATGATGCATCAAAAGGTGTGTTGGAAGTGAGAAATCCGGAGACTCTATCGTTGCTTCAGTCCGTCTCGCTGCCGTCCGCCAATCTCATGCATATCCCCCAGCCTACGATCAGCTTGGCCCATGCCGGAAAAGGGTTCCTAATTGGCAGTGATAGGGTTATATGGAGGATGGAAGCTCTGAGCTACGATACGCAGATCGACACCCTAGTTGAGAAAGGGTATCTAGACGAAGCGATTAGTCTGCTTGTTATGCTCGAAGATGCCCTTCTGAAAGACAAACCCGGCCGGCTACGCCAGATTAAACTCGAGAAGGCCGAAGGTCTGTTCAACGTGAGGAAATATCGAGACGCGATGGACCTATTTACAGAGGTTTCGGCACCCCCCGAGACAGTCATCAGACTCTATCCCAAGTTGATTGCGGGCGATCTTTCCTGTATtgtcgaagaggaagaatccGAGGATAGCGGATCGGAAGATTCACCCAAGCCGAACGAGGACCAGGATAATGCGACTTCCAAAGATGCTACGAGTCCCACCACGAAACTGACGCATGCTCCATCTATGAGATCTATCCTCCGAACAAGGACTGACGCCTTCGATGATGCGGGTAGCATCCGTAGCAAGCCTGTCGAGGAAGACAAGCGTCTAGAAGGGAAAGATCTCAAACTTGCCGTTCGGGAACTCCAGGCATATCTGGCTGATGTCCGGAGGAGGTTTCAGCGATTTCTGAACCCTGATGGCTCACTCAAAATCCCAGACCCGCCAACCAATGCTGCGGATGATGAGTTTACTGATTCCGTCGTTAAACTGCTCGACTTCTCTCGAGAAGAGCGAGAGGAAGCTTTCGCAGAGAAACTCCGGGACAAGGCAAGACTCGTGGACACGACTCTTTTCCGGGCACACATGTTCGCGACTCCATCCTTGGCCGGCTCCCTTTTCCGTATCGCGAACTTCTGTGACCCAGACGTTGTAATGGAGCGGCTAGAAGAAACCGGCCGCTACAACGACCTCATTGACTTCCTCTATGGCAAAAAGATGCATCGTCAGGCCCTCGAACTCCTACGGAAGTTCGGCCAAGCAGAAACAGAAGACGAATCAGCTCCGCAACTCCATGGGCCCAAGAGATTGGTCGGGTATCTGCAGAACCTGCCTCCAGCGAAGATCGATCTCATTCTCGAGTTTGCGGAGTGGCCGGTGCGAGAGGATCCTGAACTGGGGATGGAGATATTCGTGGCAGATACCGAAAATGCAGAGACATTACCTCGACATCAGGTGCTGGAGTTTCTCGAGAAGATCGATATTACCCTGGCTGTCCAGTACCTCGAGCATGTTATTGGGGAGTTAAATGATACGACACCGGACTTGCACTACAAACTTTTGCTTCTTTACTTGGATCGTCTGAACAAAGGGGAGTTTGTGAGTGACGACGACCGTGTCGAATGGCGGAACAGATTCTTAGAGACGCTCCGATCGAGCTCGCAATATTCACCGGCTAAGATGCTTGATCGGCTGGACCGGAACG ATCCTGAGTTCTTCGAAGCGAGAGCCATCGTGTTTAGCAAGATGGGACAACATAAACAAGCTTTGGAGATCTACGTGTTCAAGCTCGAGGACTACGCCAAAGCAGAAGA ATACTGTAACCACGTCCACAAGGAAGATACGTccgcaaaagaagctgcgcCCGAGGGAGAAAAATACGAGGCGAAAGATGAACACTCATCTATCCATCTGACATTACTAGGTCTATATCTCACCCCGCCCTATGGATATAAACCACAATATGGACCCGCGCTCGACATACTCGCAAAGCATGGATCCCGTCTCCCTCCTAGTTCCGCGCTAGAACTCATCCCTGAATCACTACCGGTTAAAGGACTAGAGTTCTACTTTAAAGGTCGGATGCGCGCTGCCAATTCCAAGTTCAATGAGTCCAGAATTGCGGCGAACTTGCAAAAGGCCCAGAATGTAAAGACGCAGGCGCAGTTGTTAGTCGGCGAGGGCATTGAACGGAAGTCCTCGAGGTCGAGGCATGTTACTGTGACAGAGGAGAGGATTTGTGGAATCTGCCACAAGCGGCTTGGAGGGAGTGTGATTAATGTGTTTCCAGA TAATACTGTTGTCCATCTCGGATGTGCGAATCGACTGTCCACGACTACCTCATGA
- a CDS encoding uncharacterized protein (COG:S;~EggNog:ENOG410Q21V), translated as MDQDMHEASSAGAIAGATSATENQTRVPTYEEVFPETLVADAAFRVFSYARQQAALTPPRPCSPIQPVPVSIDPQRLGEYRQSLAGLLANTLEGLALYEAQAAQEDEYDEDEEEGDYGSVEGCEGGCRLTDEEGNYQSDSVSSVESSIETPVESSVESSGPKTEPFPDYYESCEMYPPVDIIQLEQAYNYAISKVVEEVIRFREIDPCIANPSFSSSDEEEEEPRPLLAPIEEDEAEYQSTVEQNINDVDGSQGPNEPSSSASSPPGMYASREESDKMRVVDDMRRLLCSQYLGDGPRGVFHDFSYLIIRMGEILFVNKNSSPLHFMSAGATYDIKMIASVVTRYLAVVDARLIELLDVGSRVHYILREVSRDMSVNFFIRYRRMLHVILGSQLRKVTPIEKTLLTTFLDLYDNFVYTSFLNTRNRHLLLEDIVNIERNEVTRILVALWDILCRVIEGYDRYLNLMETIGVEYLDPLIEQIEHYLHPIRGSEKEQDIRRQLDEGFDRYREANLSILRPEDGLFP; from the exons ATGGACCAAGACATGCACGAAGCCAGCTCTGCTGGCGCTATCGCTGGTGCGACCTCCGCAACTGAAAACCAAACACGCGTTCCCACATATGAAGAAGTGTTTCCTGAGACCCTCGTCGCGGATGCTGCCTTTCGCGTGTTTAGCTACGCCAGACAACAGGCGGCGCTGACCCCTCCTCGTCCCTGCTCACCCATTCAGCCTGTGCCCGTGAGCATTGATCCTCAGAGACTAGGTGAGTATCGCCAGTCGCTTGCTGGCTTGCTGGCAAATACGTTGGAGGGCCTCGCGCTTTATGAGGCTCAAGCTGCGCAGGAAGACGAGtacgatgaagatgaagaagagggcgACTATGGCTCTGTCGAAGGTTGCGAAGGTGGCTGCCGACTCACCGATGAGGAGGGAAATTACCAGAGCGATTCTGTTAGCTCCGTCGAATCTTCTATCGAAACGCCTGTCGAGTCCTCTGTCGAGTCGTCTGGGCCCAAGACTGAACCGTTCCCTGACTATTACGAGTCTTGCGAGATGTACCCGCCTGTCGACATCATCCAGCTTGAACAGGCCTACAATTACGCCATCTCCAAGGTCGTCGAGGAAGTCATTCGCTTCAGagaaattgatccttgtaTCGCCAATCCGAGCTTCTCCAGcagcgatgaagaagaggaagagcctCGACCCCTTCTCGCGCCGatcgaagaagatgaagctgAATACCAGAGTACAGTTGAGCAAAATATCAACGACGTCGATGGATCGCAAGGCCCCAACGAACCAAGCTCGAGCGCTTCCTCACCCCCTGGGATGTACGCTTCCCGTGAAGAGTCCGACAAAATGCGCGTTGTCGACGATATGAGACGTCTGCTCTGCAGTCAGTATCTTGGCGATGGCCCTAGAGGTGTCTTCCATGACTTCTCCTACTTGATCATCCGTATGGGGGAGATCCTGTTCGTCAATAAAAACAGTTCTCCGTTGCACTTTATGTCTGCCGGAGCTACCTACGACATCAAGATGATCGCGTCTGTGGTCACGCGCTATCTGGCCGTCGTTGATGCCCGGTTGATTGAATTGCTTGATGTCGGTTCTCGCGTGCACTACATCCTGCGCGAGGTTTCCAGGGACATGAGCGTTAACTTCTTTATTCGTTATCGTCGCATGCTCCATGTGATCTTAGG AAGCCAACTCCGCAAAGTCACCCCCATTGAGAAAACCCTCCTGACCACTTTCCTCGACCTATACGACAACTTCGTTTACACTTCCTTCCTCAACACCCGCAACCGCCACTTGCTCCTCGAGGACATCGTCAATATCGAACGCAACGAAGTCACCCGCATCCTCGTCGCCCTGTGGGATATCCTGTGTCGCGTGATTGAGGGCTACGACCGTTACCTGAATCTCATGGAGACTATCGGAGTCGAGTACTTGGATCCTCTCATCGAGCAGATCGAGCACTATCTGCATCCTATTCGTGGTAGCGAGAAGGAGCAGGATATTAGGAGGCAGTTGGATGAGGGATTCGATCGGTACAGGGAGGCAAATCTCTCGATTTTGAGGCCGGAGGATGGTTTGTTCCCctga